Proteins from a single region of Carettochelys insculpta isolate YL-2023 chromosome 17, ASM3395843v1, whole genome shotgun sequence:
- the TFAP2C gene encoding transcription factor AP-2 gamma, with protein MLWKLADNVKYEEDCEDRHDGSSNGNPRLPHLSAVSQHLYSAAPPLSHSGTSDFQPPYFPPPYQPLPYSQSGDPYAHLGDPFSMNPLHQPPPPPSQQQAAWPGRQSQDPSGLAHHTRPGLVPHLSALESGAAGGRRETYRRSDLLLPPGHGLDPATLAENLGLHEMAHQLEEVQSVEEQHVLMHDQTVIRKGPISLTKTSSLSLPCQKDGLIGVVINPNEVFCSVPGRLSLLSSTSKYKVTVAEVQRRLSPPECLNASLLGGVLRRAKSKNGGRSLREKLDKIGLNLPAGRRKAANVTLLTSLVEGEAVHLARDFAYVCETEFPSKAVAEYLTRPHLGRNEMANRKNMLLAAKQICKEFTDLLTQDRTPLGNTRPSPILDPGIQGCLTHFSLITHGFGSAAICAAMTSVQNYLNEALKIADKTYMNTGDQSPTETNKSIDKLDKHRK; from the exons ATGTTGTGGAAACTGGCCGACAACGTCAAGTACGAGGAGGACTGTGAG GACCGGCACGACGGGAGCAGCAATGGGAACCCCCGGCTCCCGCACCTCTCGGCCGTCAGCCAGCACTTGTACAGCGCGGCGCCCCCGCTCTCGCACTCCGGCACCTCCGACTTCCAGCCCCCTTATTTCCCGCCCCCCTACCAGCCGCTGCCTTACTCCCAGTCCGGCGACCCCTACGCCCACCTCGGGGACCCCTTCTCCATGAACCCGCTCcaccagccgccgccgccgcccagccagcagcaggccgCCTGGCCCGGCCGCCAGAGCCAGGACCCCTCCGGCCTGGCGCATCACACCCGGCCCGGCCTCGTCCCACATCTCTCGGCGCTGGAGAGCGGCGCGGCCgggggcaggagagagacctACCGGCGCTCcgacctgctcctgccccccggcCACGGGCTGGACCCGGCCACGCTGGCCGAGAACCTGGGGCTGCACGAGATGGCGCATcagctggaggaggtgcag AGCGTGGAGGAGCAGCACGTGCTCATGCACGACCAGACGGTCATTCGGAAAG GTCCCATTTCACTAACAAAAACCAGCTcgctgagcctgccctgccagaaGGATGGTTTAATCGGAGTGGTGATAAACCCCAATGAAGTGTTTTGTTCTGTTCCGGGGAGACTTTCTCTGCTGAGTTCCACATCCAAATATAAAGTGACAGTAGCAGAGGTTCAGAGACGGCTGTCCCCTCCAGAATGTCTCAATGCCTCATTACTAGGAGGAGTACTTAGAAG AGCCAAATCTAAAAATGGTGGCAGATCATTAAGGGAAAAACTGGATAAAATTGGCTTGAATCTTCCAGCTGGTAGAAGGAAAGCTGCAAATGTCACATTATTGACGTCTTTGGTGGAAG GTGAAGCTGTACATCTTGCTCGTGACTTTGCTTATGTATGTGAGACAGAGTTCCCTTCCAAAGCAGTGGCAGAATATTTAACCAGACCACACTTGGGCCGTAATGAAATGGCTAACAGGAAAAACATGCTGCTTGCTGCAAA GCAGATATGTAAGGAATTCACAGACCTCCTCACTCAGGATAGAACTCCTCTTGGAAACACTAGACCTAGCCCAATCTTGGACCCAGGCATCCAGGGTTGTTTGACTCATTTTAGCCTCATCACACATGGCTTTGGGAGTGCTGCCATTTGTGCTGCCATGACATCTGTCCAGAACTACCTAAATGAAGCATTAAAAATTGCAGACAAAACATATATGAACACTGGCGACCAAAGTCCTACAGAAACCAACAAAAGCATTGATAAACTGGATAAGCACCGGAAGTAA